The window TGCCGGAGAACTATCTCGGTTTCTCCGGCACGTACGCCGCCCCGGTCGCCGACCCCTGGCGGCCCGCCCCGATCCGTACCCCGCACCGCCCCGATCTCGTGGTCGGCCCGCACGGTTTCGCCACCGTGCAGGACGCGGTCGACGCCGCCCACCGGGCCGGTGGCACCGCCCGCCGCTGGATCGCGATCCGCCCCGGCACGTACACCGGCACCGTGTTCATTCCGGCCGGCTCGCCGCCGCTGACCGTCTACGGCACCGGCCGCCGGGCCGACGACGTGCGGCTCGAGTTCACCATCGACGCCACCGTCACCCCGGCACAGTGGGCGGCCCAGGTCAATCCGGACGGCCGGTACGCCGAGGGTGACCCGGCCTGGCCGATGTACCAGTCGTGCGCCACGAAGACCAGCGCCACCGCCGGGCTGTGCGCCACGGTCGTCTGGGCCCAGAGCACCGACCTGCAGCTGAAGAACCTGACGATCACCAACACCCTGTTGGACACCGTCGACCGGGGCACCCACCAGGCGCTGGCGCTGCGGACCGACGCCGACCGTACCCAGCTGGAGGGCCTGCGGCTGATCAGCCGCCAGGACACCCTGCTCACCAACGCCGACGACGTGAACCGGATCGCCCGGGTGTCGGTACGCGACACCTACGTCGAGGGCGACACCGACTTCGTCTTCGG of the Actinoplanes sichuanensis genome contains:
- a CDS encoding putative acyl-CoA thioester hydrolase, which gives rise to MAALTLALPATPGTASPQVPPGTTARPVLSAGEAGPYVPENYLGFSGTYAAPVADPWRPAPIRTPHRPDLVVGPHGFATVQDAVDAAHRAGGTARRWIAIRPGTYTGTVFIPAGSPPLTVYGTGRRADDVRLEFTIDATVTPAQWAAQVNPDGRYAEGDPAWPMYQSCATKTSATAGLCATVVWAQSTDLQLKNLTITNTLLDTVDRGTHQALALRTDADRTQLEGLRLISRQDTLLTNADDVNRIARVSVRDTYVEGDTDFVFGRAAAVFTHCTFRLVSSRKASGGVIFAPNTHPSYPYGFLVTRSRIVADDGYLAAPTGRLGRAWDQGASATGYLPGITPNGQLVIRDSHLGAGFDTVAPWAPAATTARPFSALIEIGRNLSDVNHNRLWEYANHGPSAV